Proteins from a single region of Magnetococcales bacterium:
- a CDS encoding PD-(D/E)XK nuclease family protein yields MNSFATVQGIEELAGLLDRGHLLVTVNRRLSRHLTRRLNTFKAFRGQAVWTSLAVIPLQAWMATLWLECLDGAEKDGKNPPRMLSNLAIRYLWERIVAEDLQGTRTILWPRRAAALAREAFDLLVAWRLPPPEGQSLGQEDCETFIRWRKKFLARLTRGGWIIPSLLPKYVAGRLDRIRWPEGIVLAGFDSWTPENEQFFSLLQRHGVFVTRYLPEPERGTPVFRLLADHEGEIMAAARWAKGWIDRERSRATVVGELSVDGGAMVVPPGRVIGIIHPELARWRRQVIRIFTEVFHPGGLVGDALPEEPVFNVSMGFALADHPMIADARFLLHLAFAGRCTLEEASRLLLCPHCLGGRAEYSFRGRLDRKWRESGWRRVSLEHLRAMAVDHGSVPQLVVLLDAVIALVSGAEFESRKQPPRYWSRRFAALLAAFGWPGERSLSSSEHQIVVSWWALVAGLDTLEMVETGLTATEALAALDAESSMALFQPERGEDAPVQILGSLEAGGERFAALWLLGMSDDRWPRPPQPNPFLPRAFQKEHLMPRSSSLREHEFAQRLTGELLGAAPVVVVSHARRDGDVALRPSPLIQGIVAADATEEPPLEPMEWDADRPGLEVITGDGAVPLVGAGPFSGSSGMLKAQSRCPFQAFARYRLKGETFPAAMIGLSPALRGQLTHQVLSRLLVPGFSMKQWRLLPEQGRRALIETACVRGMDAWIEDLAERQLPQGLLALEFRRQRALLGQWMAIEERRESDFTVMAVERSGSLSLHSLELRYRMDRVDRLDDEGFVIIDYKTGMARYGDWSGVRPRDPQMPLYALGLDDNLVALSYGMLSRKSKRFLGLAEREDILPGVATRIENGDPDGNVDFSVLKDHWRRVLKDLAESFVQGDARVMPLKGVCDQCDLDALCRVAERQDGGTS; encoded by the coding sequence ATGAATTCATTTGCCACTGTCCAGGGAATCGAGGAGCTTGCCGGTCTCCTCGACCGGGGCCATCTCCTGGTCACCGTCAACCGGCGCCTTTCCAGGCACCTTACCAGAAGATTGAATACCTTCAAGGCATTCCGGGGGCAAGCGGTCTGGACGTCGTTGGCCGTCATTCCCTTGCAGGCATGGATGGCGACATTGTGGCTGGAATGTCTCGATGGCGCGGAAAAAGATGGAAAAAATCCGCCCCGGATGTTGTCGAACCTGGCCATTCGGTATTTATGGGAGCGGATCGTTGCCGAGGACCTTCAGGGAACGCGCACTATTCTTTGGCCGCGTCGGGCCGCGGCCCTGGCGCGGGAAGCGTTCGACCTGTTGGTGGCATGGCGATTGCCCCCACCGGAGGGACAATCCCTGGGCCAGGAAGATTGCGAAACCTTCATCCGTTGGCGCAAAAAATTTCTGGCACGGTTGACCCGTGGGGGCTGGATCATCCCTTCCTTGCTGCCGAAATATGTCGCGGGACGTCTGGACCGGATTCGTTGGCCCGAGGGGATCGTTTTGGCGGGATTCGATTCATGGACCCCGGAAAACGAACAATTTTTTTCACTGCTGCAACGGCATGGCGTTTTCGTGACCCGTTATCTTCCGGAGCCTGAGCGGGGGACGCCGGTGTTTCGCCTTCTGGCCGATCACGAGGGGGAAATCATGGCCGCGGCGCGATGGGCCAAGGGGTGGATCGATCGGGAGCGTTCGCGCGCGACCGTGGTCGGGGAACTCAGTGTCGATGGTGGCGCGATGGTTGTGCCCCCGGGACGGGTGATCGGAATCATCCATCCCGAACTTGCCCGGTGGCGCCGGCAGGTGATCCGTATCTTCACGGAGGTCTTCCATCCCGGGGGGCTGGTGGGCGATGCCCTGCCGGAGGAGCCGGTTTTCAATGTTTCCATGGGATTTGCGCTGGCGGATCATCCCATGATCGCCGATGCCCGTTTCTTGTTGCATCTTGCCTTCGCGGGGCGCTGCACCCTGGAGGAAGCGAGCCGTCTGCTGTTGTGTCCCCATTGCCTCGGGGGACGCGCGGAATATTCATTCCGCGGGCGCCTCGATCGGAAGTGGCGTGAAAGCGGCTGGCGCCGGGTCTCTTTGGAACATCTGCGCGCCATGGCGGTGGATCATGGCTCGGTTCCCCAACTGGTGGTCCTGCTCGATGCGGTGATCGCCCTTGTTTCCGGAGCGGAATTCGAATCAAGAAAACAGCCTCCAAGGTACTGGTCGCGACGGTTTGCCGCCCTTCTGGCCGCCTTTGGCTGGCCGGGGGAACGGTCGCTTTCAAGTTCCGAACATCAGATCGTCGTTTCGTGGTGGGCGTTGGTGGCGGGCCTCGACACCCTGGAGATGGTGGAAACCGGTTTGACGGCAACCGAGGCCCTGGCGGCGCTCGATGCCGAATCAAGCATGGCCTTGTTTCAGCCCGAGAGGGGCGAAGATGCCCCGGTTCAGATTTTGGGCTCGCTTGAGGCGGGTGGGGAAAGGTTTGCCGCGCTTTGGCTTCTGGGCATGTCGGATGATCGTTGGCCACGACCTCCTCAACCGAATCCGTTTCTGCCGCGGGCGTTCCAAAAGGAACACCTGATGCCGCGATCATCGAGCCTCCGTGAACACGAATTCGCCCAACGTCTGACCGGGGAACTTCTCGGCGCGGCTCCGGTGGTCGTGGTCAGTCACGCCCGGCGCGACGGGGATGTGGCATTGCGTCCGAGTCCCTTGATCCAGGGGATCGTGGCCGCGGACGCGACGGAAGAACCACCCTTGGAACCGATGGAATGGGATGCGGATCGACCCGGACTTGAGGTGATCACGGGGGACGGGGCGGTACCATTGGTGGGCGCTGGTCCCTTTTCCGGTTCCTCCGGCATGTTGAAGGCCCAATCCCGTTGTCCGTTCCAGGCGTTCGCCCGTTACCGGCTGAAGGGGGAGACCTTTCCCGCGGCGATGATCGGATTGTCGCCGGCGTTGCGTGGACAACTGACCCATCAGGTCTTGTCGCGTTTGCTGGTTCCCGGATTTTCGATGAAACAATGGCGTCTTCTTCCGGAACAGGGGCGTCGGGCGTTGATCGAGACCGCCTGTGTCCGGGGAATGGACGCTTGGATCGAGGATCTGGCGGAACGGCAGTTGCCGCAAGGGTTGTTGGCATTGGAATTCCGGCGGCAGAGGGCTTTGTTGGGTCAATGGATGGCCATCGAGGAACGGCGTGAGTCCGATTTCACGGTCATGGCCGTGGAACGATCGGGATCCTTGTCCCTTCATTCCCTGGAATTGCGGTACCGGATGGACCGGGTCGATCGTCTGGATGACGAAGGCTTCGTCATCATCGACTACAAGACCGGCATGGCCAGGTATGGCGACTGGTCCGGCGTGCGTCCCAGGGACCCGCAGATGCCACTTTATGCCCTTGGTCTGGATGACAACCTTGTGGCCTTGTCCTATGGCATGTTGTCACGAAAATCCAAACGGTTCCTGGGTCTGGCGGAACGGGAAGACATCCTTCCCGGGGTCGCCACCAGGATTGAAAATGGCGATCCGGACGGGAACGTCGATTTTTCTGTCCTGAAGGACCATTGGCGCCGGGTCTTGAAGGATCTGGCGGAATCTTTTGTCCAGGGAGACGCCCGGGTCATGCCTTTGAAGGGAGTGTGTGATCAGTGTGACCTGGACGCCTTGTGCCGTGTCGCGGAGCGGCAGGACGGAGGGACATCATGA
- a CDS encoding UvrD-helicase domain-containing protein → MNLIDQTARDLALDVHRSFIVQAPAGSGKTGLLTQRILALLGRVEQPEEILAITFTRKAAREMKDRVLQALDRALIPSPPESSFDKKTWILAREVRDQDRRQCWRLQENPFRLRIMTIDAFCHFLVRQLPLLTEMGGQGDLAEHPERFYRQAAHETLDVFDDEHCPWRWAVLVLFGHLDNDWEPIENMLSDLLARRDQWLRHVGEEVDETLLARLDESLAAMVGAELAPLSEEISRSGFWEEIMALMAFATHHRLADRGGDDSWIGRKKPPDPVFKDVSLWHSLAETLLTTNGTWRKRWDKRLGFPPGSKAASREEGRRWESMKQRVSALVDSLRGIENLEGMLDRVRHVPAEPFSASQWRVLQALLTLLKVAAGHLLAQFSLEESVDHLEVARRAILALGGVDDPSDLALRLDHRLRHILVDEFQDTSRLQYELLERLVTGWNPDQGNTLFLVGDPMQSIYRFREAEVGLFLQVQRHGMGPVRTEPLFLEVNFRSTPGIVDWVNDSMRRVFPRRGRPETGAVEYAPSRSVHEAVPGPAVVVEGVSDRQEEGQRVAILAEELRCQGLSVCILVRTRGHLDEIIKALDARQLRYQAVDLHPLARRPVVQDLLTLTRALLHPDDRIAWLALLRAPWSGLSLADLHAIATFEKGAAVHDCCNHPEIDGVLSADGRRILSRIRPILQEAWNRRGEWSAFPGPGSLRRWIEGTWRRLGGGVVFSNRHQWDDAGSFFALLERLEVHGTLPDLRILEEEVATLYSTIDPKGDPELAVMTIHKAKGLEFDCVIIPGIDRGPRTEEARLLMWMEPPVLADRSFRSAPLAPLLAPIGSWDGGEGDPIYTFVARMEQEKVRNEVCRLLYVAVTRARRRLHLVGCGPKEERNPVSGSFLAVLWPLVAEMFSSSDPGQEVLEKEDPADLPPCRRLPPDWRPPGWPGRHEKPMRGWENGIQRTDTFLEDEERFESRRIGVVIHRFLALVGAEGVDAWSGDRIDRLRPSFAGHLLDLGLSRERLDVAIDRVVAGLRSVIVSSRGRWLFDPGHSDVHVEWGLTGVMDGDFVRGVIDRSFVDSANRRWIIDFKTSQNEGEDREIFLENEKRRYQEQMELYARLVGAIESRPIRLGLYFPLMDAWLEWSQG, encoded by the coding sequence ATGAACCTGATCGATCAGACGGCACGTGACCTGGCTTTGGACGTTCATCGTTCCTTCATCGTTCAGGCCCCTGCCGGTTCGGGAAAAACGGGATTGTTGACCCAGAGGATTTTGGCTCTCCTGGGACGGGTGGAGCAACCGGAGGAGATCCTCGCCATCACCTTCACCCGCAAGGCGGCGCGGGAAATGAAGGACCGGGTGTTGCAGGCCCTGGATCGGGCCCTGATCCCTTCGCCCCCCGAGTCCTCGTTCGATAAGAAAACCTGGATTCTTGCCCGAGAGGTTCGCGACCAGGATCGACGCCAATGTTGGCGGTTGCAGGAAAATCCATTCCGGTTGCGCATCATGACCATAGATGCGTTCTGTCATTTTCTGGTGCGTCAGTTGCCGCTGTTGACCGAAATGGGGGGACAGGGGGATTTGGCCGAGCATCCCGAAAGGTTCTACCGGCAGGCGGCGCATGAGACGCTCGACGTCTTCGACGATGAACACTGCCCCTGGAGATGGGCCGTCCTCGTCCTCTTTGGGCATCTGGACAACGATTGGGAACCGATCGAGAACATGCTTTCGGATCTTCTGGCGCGGCGTGATCAATGGTTGCGCCATGTCGGGGAGGAGGTGGACGAGACGCTCCTGGCCCGCCTCGATGAAAGCCTGGCCGCCATGGTTGGCGCCGAACTGGCGCCACTGTCCGAGGAGATCTCCCGGAGCGGTTTCTGGGAGGAGATCATGGCCCTCATGGCGTTTGCCACGCATCATCGTTTGGCGGATCGGGGCGGGGATGATTCATGGATCGGACGAAAGAAACCGCCGGATCCTGTTTTCAAGGATGTTTCCCTGTGGCACAGCCTGGCCGAAACGCTGCTCACGACCAACGGAACGTGGCGCAAACGCTGGGACAAACGCCTGGGATTTCCCCCCGGATCGAAAGCGGCGTCACGGGAAGAGGGACGTCGATGGGAATCGATGAAACAAAGGGTATCGGCTCTGGTCGATTCGTTGCGGGGCATCGAAAATCTTGAGGGGATGCTGGATCGTGTTCGCCATGTGCCCGCCGAGCCCTTTTCGGCGTCGCAATGGCGGGTCCTTCAGGCCCTTCTAACCTTGCTCAAGGTGGCGGCGGGACATCTTCTGGCCCAGTTTTCCCTGGAAGAGTCGGTGGATCATCTGGAGGTGGCGCGGCGGGCGATCCTCGCCCTGGGAGGGGTGGACGATCCGTCGGATCTGGCGTTGCGGCTGGATCATCGCCTGCGCCACATCCTGGTGGATGAATTCCAGGATACGTCACGCCTGCAATACGAACTTCTGGAACGTCTGGTTACGGGCTGGAATCCCGATCAGGGGAACACCTTGTTTCTGGTCGGGGATCCGATGCAGTCGATCTACCGCTTCCGTGAGGCGGAAGTGGGCCTTTTTCTCCAGGTTCAGCGTCACGGAATGGGTCCGGTGCGGACCGAGCCGCTTTTTCTGGAGGTCAATTTTCGTTCCACGCCGGGAATCGTCGATTGGGTGAACGACAGCATGCGCCGGGTCTTTCCGAGAAGGGGACGTCCGGAAACGGGTGCGGTCGAATATGCGCCGTCACGATCGGTCCACGAGGCCGTTCCCGGTCCGGCGGTGGTGGTGGAGGGGGTTTCCGATCGCCAGGAGGAGGGGCAAAGGGTGGCGATCCTGGCCGAAGAACTGCGCTGCCAGGGTCTGAGTGTTTGTATTCTGGTTCGGACCCGAGGACACCTGGATGAAATCATCAAGGCGCTCGATGCGCGACAGCTGCGTTACCAGGCGGTGGATCTTCATCCTCTGGCCCGACGGCCCGTGGTCCAGGATCTTTTGACATTGACGCGGGCGTTGTTGCATCCGGACGACCGGATTGCATGGCTTGCCCTTCTTCGAGCCCCCTGGAGTGGTTTGTCGTTGGCGGACCTTCATGCCATCGCCACCTTCGAGAAGGGAGCCGCCGTGCATGACTGTTGCAATCATCCGGAAATCGATGGTGTACTTTCCGCCGATGGACGCCGGATTCTTTCCCGGATCCGGCCCATTCTTCAGGAAGCGTGGAACCGGCGGGGGGAATGGTCGGCATTTCCTGGTCCCGGTTCCTTGCGGCGCTGGATTGAAGGGACATGGCGTCGTCTTGGGGGTGGGGTGGTCTTCTCGAACCGGCATCAATGGGATGATGCGGGAAGTTTCTTCGCGCTTCTGGAACGATTGGAGGTTCATGGGACGCTTCCCGATCTTCGGATCCTTGAGGAAGAGGTGGCGACCCTTTATTCCACCATCGATCCGAAAGGGGATCCTGAACTTGCGGTCATGACCATCCACAAGGCCAAGGGGCTTGAATTCGATTGTGTCATCATTCCAGGGATCGATCGTGGTCCCCGAACCGAGGAGGCACGCCTGCTCATGTGGATGGAGCCACCGGTGTTGGCGGATCGATCATTCCGGTCCGCCCCTTTGGCGCCTCTGTTGGCGCCGATTGGCAGTTGGGATGGAGGGGAGGGGGATCCGATCTACACGTTTGTGGCCCGGATGGAACAGGAGAAGGTCCGCAACGAGGTGTGCCGCTTGTTGTATGTCGCGGTGACCCGGGCGCGTCGGCGGCTTCATCTGGTCGGGTGTGGCCCGAAGGAAGAACGCAATCCTGTCTCGGGTTCGTTTTTGGCAGTCCTTTGGCCGTTGGTGGCGGAAATGTTTTCATCTTCCGACCCGGGCCAGGAAGTCTTGGAGAAGGAAGATCCGGCAGACCTGCCGCCCTGTCGCCGTCTGCCACCGGATTGGCGCCCGCCCGGTTGGCCGGGGCGCCATGAAAAACCGATGCGAGGGTGGGAGAATGGGATACAAAGAACGGACACTTTTCTTGAGGACGAAGAGCGATTCGAATCGCGCCGGATCGGGGTGGTCATTCATCGGTTTTTGGCGCTTGTGGGGGCCGAAGGGGTGGATGCCTGGTCTGGGGATCGGATTGATCGTCTGCGTCCATCCTTCGCGGGGCATCTGTTGGATTTGGGACTGTCCAGGGAACGACTTGATGTCGCCATCGATCGGGTCGTGGCGGGATTGAGGTCGGTGATTGTTTCATCGCGGGGACGTTGGTTGTTCGATCCGGGCCATTCCGACGTCCACGTCGAGTGGGGACTGACGGGGGTGATGGACGGGGATTTCGTCCGTGGTGTCATCGATCGTTCCTTCGTCGATTCCGCGAACCGGCGTTGGATCATCGATTTCAAGACCAGCCAGAATGAAGGAGAAGACCGCGAAATCTTTTTGGAAAACGAAAAGAGACGGTATCAGGAACAGATGGAACTCTATGCGCGATTGGTCGGTGCCATCGAATCCCGTCCCATTCGCCTTGGACTTTATTTTCCATTGATGGATGCGTGGCTGGAATGGTCCCAAGGATGA
- a CDS encoding apolipoprotein A1/A4/E family protein, which translates to MSLMFDSLAYAKKLKAAGVPEAQAEIQAETIVEWMEDRLATRLELEQVRADLQRDIKELDTKAEVRLKELDAQTEARLKELDTKAEARLKELETNVDVRLKELDTKAEVRLKELDTKAEVRLKELETNVDVRFKELETNAGVRFKELDTKAEARFKELDTKAEARFNELKTNADVRFNELKTNADVRFKEVEVRFKELETNAGVRFKELETNVDVRFKEVDVRFKELDARIESVRSELKRDIKDLEAKVEVRFKELDVRIESVRSELKRDIKELEQRMVIKLGSLMFVAVGAMAALVKLL; encoded by the coding sequence ATGTCGCTCATGTTTGATTCGCTGGCCTACGCCAAAAAATTGAAAGCCGCTGGTGTTCCCGAGGCCCAGGCGGAAATACAGGCCGAGACCATCGTCGAATGGATGGAAGACCGGCTGGCCACCAGGCTGGAACTGGAACAGGTCCGGGCGGATTTGCAGCGGGACATCAAGGAACTGGATACGAAGGCCGAAGTCCGGCTCAAGGAACTGGACGCGCAGACCGAAGCCCGGCTCAAGGAACTGGACACGAAGGCCGAAGCCCGGCTCAAGGAACTGGAGACGAATGTTGATGTCCGGCTCAAGGAACTGGATACGAAGGCCGAAGTCCGGCTCAAGGAACTGGATACGAAGGCCGAAGTCCGGCTCAAGGAACTGGAGACGAATGTTGATGTCCGGTTCAAGGAACTGGAGACGAATGCTGGTGTCCGGTTCAAGGAACTGGATACGAAGGCCGAAGCCCGGTTCAAGGAACTGGACACGAAGGCCGAAGCCCGGTTCAATGAACTGAAGACGAATGCTGATGTCCGGTTCAATGAACTGAAGACGAATGCTGATGTCCGGTTCAAGGAAGTTGAGGTTCGGTTCAAGGAACTGGAGACGAATGCTGGTGTCCGGTTCAAGGAGCTGGAGACGAATGTTGATGTCCGGTTCAAGGAAGTTGATGTCCGGTTCAAGGAACTCGATGCCAGGATCGAGTCGGTCCGGTCGGAGTTGAAACGAGATATCAAGGATCTGGAGGCGAAGGTTGAGGTCCGGTTCAAGGAACTCGATGTCAGGATCGAGTCGGTCCGGTCGGAGTTGAAACGAGATATCAAGGAACTGGAGCAACGCATGGTGATCAAGCTCGGAAGCCTGATGTTCGTGGCCGTCGGGGCCATGGCCGCGCTGGTGAAACTGCTTTGA
- a CDS encoding DUF1640 domain-containing protein codes for MSLMFDSLAYAKRLKAAGVPEAQAEIQAETIVEWMEDRLATRLELEQVRTDLQRDLKELDTKAEVRFKELDTKAEVRLKELDAQTEVRLKGLDAKAEARLKELETKVEVRFKEVEVRFKELDVRIESVRSELKRDIKDLEAKVEVRFKELETKVEVRFKEVEVRFKELDVRIESVRSELKRDIKELEQRMVIKLGSLMFVAVGAMAALVKLL; via the coding sequence ATGTCGCTCATGTTCGATTCGCTGGCCTACGCTAAAAGATTGAAAGCCGCTGGCGTTCCCGAGGCCCAGGCGGAAATACAGGCCGAGACCATCGTCGAATGGATGGAAGACCGGCTGGCCACCAGGCTGGAACTGGAACAGGTCCGGACGGATTTGCAGCGGGACCTCAAGGAACTGGATACGAAGGCCGAAGTCCGGTTTAAGGAACTGGATACGAAGGCCGAAGTCCGGCTCAAGGAACTGGACGCGCAGACCGAGGTCCGGCTCAAGGGACTGGACGCGAAGGCCGAAGCCCGGCTCAAGGAACTGGAGACGAAGGTTGAGGTTCGGTTCAAAGAGGTTGAGGTTCGGTTCAAGGAACTTGATGTCAGAATCGAGTCGGTCCGGTCGGAGTTGAAACGAGATATCAAGGACCTGGAAGCGAAGGTTGAGGTCCGGTTCAAGGAACTGGAGACGAAGGTTGAGGTTCGGTTCAAGGAAGTTGAGGTCCGGTTCAAAGAACTTGATGTCAGAATCGAGTCGGTCCGGTCGGAGTTGAAACGAGATATCAAGGAATTGGAGCAACGCATGGTGATCAAGCTCGGAAGTTTGATGTTCGTGGCCGTTGGGGCCATGGCTGCGCTGGTGAAACTGCTTTGA
- a CDS encoding response regulator, giving the protein MTMPREVVKRWRKRLSRLPLLVQLGVASLAVFFVMFQLVTEGVLGLEQDHLEQELHTRFENRADLFVATTQDAVVSRDWPILDGIITETVAGDKDLVFLHILDRDLQTMADWQRKKNTPLKHSLITFTREVNLAGEHFGRVTLTWDTTSIRETHRHHYNRLRLMLIGFGFAAAFALGGTVYFLVIRPVKRIHHQLGEIHRTQRIKPGVRVSGSLEINHLGRAVNRIAELVQLLDESRVRFRDMFEHMMVGAVILKPDGNDFLVLDMNHTAEALHRKVKSQCLGRRAREVFPFLPDLPVWGALQSTIAQAWSRPVPPYLYDDGQVQGWRESHVYRLNSGELVWMDTDISAKKHAERLRREKDAAEQANAMKSTFLAAMSHEIRTPINGMLGMIELLRGSRLKGNQRRWVEGLRDSGEILLATINDILDFSKIEAGRMTIESSPFSLDHLLKNLINTTVARAHEKNLELVIYKNRDVPDTMVGDSFRLQQVLSNLVSNAVKFTPSGEIVLKIAMPRVTEGPSKIEFSVQDTGIGIASEHIHGIFCAFDQGDNATSRLYGGTGLGLAICKRLVNAMGGSIHVESLLGSGSTFRVTLPWSPSPESVDGETAIERTVHALCGLKNATALDCMKRTLADLDFVSFGYRDEDSMFKEIDRWRDRVEIAFLDVNLNGSDMVILTQRLRSQPGLAHLPVVYLLNTHDQHKGDFQRLEKVPDSSMIIKPVYGSQVLDVIMELLEKRTPSATRRWGVTETWKEMAARGGVRERLLGGRVLLVEDNEINRIVAQEALILAGLEIEVAANGMEALKILEKKQFDGVLMDIQMPVLDGYKTTQIIRNRLELTHLPIIAMTAGVQSQERDRCLAAGMNDHIGKPLDYALLLEKMVLWIHPSRANTVSSNSPSETTASLVTGENREQPVFENLPGIDVALGLNMLGNNVKLYRKLLDGFFEIHSLSGLNLLAAINAGDLPQAIRLTHTLKSVAGTLGAQALRDHAANLELTLKKNDASDSDRLQSLLQLLEEFELVLTGIRSLKHVANVPGKQEHGSMGEKIIGKLQTLVHQADTRAIRLFHKHREQLATLLPEESLQTLEEQLGRYEMKKAAETLTIALIGKP; this is encoded by the coding sequence ATGACGATGCCTCGGGAAGTGGTGAAACGTTGGCGAAAACGTTTGAGCCGTTTGCCATTGCTGGTGCAGTTGGGCGTGGCATCCCTGGCTGTTTTTTTCGTCATGTTCCAACTGGTGACCGAAGGGGTCTTGGGCCTGGAACAGGATCATCTCGAACAGGAATTGCATACCCGCTTCGAAAACCGGGCCGACCTGTTCGTGGCAACCACCCAGGATGCCGTGGTCAGCCGCGATTGGCCGATCCTGGATGGCATCATCACCGAGACGGTCGCGGGAGACAAGGACCTGGTCTTTTTGCATATCCTTGACCGCGACCTCCAGACAATGGCCGATTGGCAGCGCAAAAAAAACACCCCTCTAAAACATTCCCTGATTACCTTCACCAGAGAGGTCAACCTTGCCGGGGAACACTTTGGCCGGGTAACGTTGACCTGGGACACGACCTCCATACGGGAAACCCATCGGCATCATTACAATCGCCTCAGGCTGATGCTGATCGGATTCGGGTTCGCTGCCGCTTTTGCCCTGGGGGGGACGGTTTATTTCCTGGTCATCCGTCCGGTCAAACGTATTCACCATCAATTGGGTGAAATCCATCGGACCCAAAGGATAAAACCGGGGGTACGGGTCTCCGGATCCCTGGAAATCAATCATTTGGGGCGGGCGGTCAATCGAATTGCCGAACTCGTGCAACTGCTCGATGAATCCCGAGTCCGCTTCCGCGACATGTTCGAGCACATGATGGTCGGCGCCGTCATCCTGAAACCGGATGGCAATGACTTTCTGGTCCTCGACATGAACCATACCGCCGAGGCACTTCATCGCAAGGTCAAATCCCAATGCCTGGGGCGGCGGGCAAGGGAGGTCTTTCCCTTCCTTCCCGACCTTCCCGTATGGGGGGCGCTTCAGTCCACCATCGCCCAGGCCTGGTCGCGACCGGTTCCCCCCTACCTCTACGATGATGGACAGGTTCAAGGATGGCGGGAATCCCATGTCTACAGACTCAATAGCGGTGAACTGGTCTGGATGGATACCGACATCTCCGCAAAAAAACATGCCGAACGGTTGCGCCGGGAAAAAGATGCCGCCGAGCAGGCCAATGCAATGAAAAGTACCTTTCTGGCGGCAATGAGCCATGAAATTCGTACCCCGATCAACGGTATGCTCGGTATGATCGAACTGTTGCGCGGTTCCAGGCTCAAGGGCAATCAACGGCGATGGGTCGAAGGATTGCGCGATTCGGGTGAAATCCTGCTTGCCACAATCAATGACATCCTCGACTTCTCCAAAATCGAAGCCGGACGAATGACCATCGAATCCAGTCCCTTTTCCCTGGATCACCTCCTCAAAAATCTTATCAATACCACCGTTGCCCGCGCCCATGAAAAAAATCTGGAACTGGTCATCTACAAGAATCGGGACGTTCCCGACACCATGGTGGGCGATTCCTTTCGTTTGCAACAGGTCCTGTCCAATCTGGTGAGCAATGCCGTCAAATTTACCCCTTCTGGAGAAATTGTCCTGAAAATTGCCATGCCCCGGGTCACGGAAGGGCCATCGAAGATCGAGTTCTCCGTTCAAGATACCGGAATCGGCATCGCGAGCGAACACATCCATGGAATTTTTTGCGCCTTCGATCAGGGAGACAATGCCACATCCCGTCTTTACGGCGGTACCGGGTTGGGTTTGGCAATCTGCAAGCGTCTGGTCAATGCCATGGGGGGCAGCATACATGTGGAAAGCCTTCTGGGATCGGGATCGACTTTTCGTGTCACCCTTCCCTGGTCCCCGTCCCCCGAGTCCGTGGACGGGGAAACGGCCATCGAACGCACGGTCCACGCCCTCTGCGGACTCAAGAATGCCACCGCCCTCGACTGCATGAAACGTACACTGGCCGACCTTGACTTCGTTTCCTTCGGTTATCGCGACGAGGATTCCATGTTCAAGGAAATCGACAGGTGGCGCGACAGGGTGGAGATCGCTTTCCTCGATGTCAACCTCAACGGTTCCGACATGGTCATCCTGACGCAACGATTGCGCAGTCAGCCAGGACTGGCCCATCTGCCGGTGGTCTACCTTCTCAATACCCATGATCAGCACAAGGGCGATTTTCAACGTCTCGAAAAGGTTCCCGATTCATCCATGATCATCAAACCGGTCTACGGTTCCCAGGTATTGGACGTGATCATGGAACTTCTGGAAAAACGGACGCCCAGCGCCACCAGACGCTGGGGGGTGACGGAAACATGGAAGGAAATGGCCGCCAGGGGAGGCGTCCGGGAACGACTCCTCGGCGGACGGGTACTTCTGGTGGAGGACAACGAAATCAACCGCATCGTCGCCCAGGAAGCACTCATCCTCGCGGGTCTGGAAATCGAGGTCGCCGCCAACGGGATGGAAGCGCTTAAAATTCTTGAGAAAAAACAGTTTGATGGCGTCTTGATGGATATTCAGATGCCCGTTCTCGACGGCTACAAAACAACACAGATCATTCGCAACCGTCTGGAGTTGACCCACCTTCCCATCATCGCCATGACAGCGGGGGTTCAATCCCAGGAACGGGATCGGTGTCTGGCGGCGGGGATGAACGATCACATCGGCAAACCCCTCGATTATGCTCTGCTGCTCGAAAAAATGGTCCTATGGATCCACCCTTCCCGGGCAAACACGGTCTCTTCCAACAGCCCATCCGAAACAACAGCAAGCCTGGTCACCGGGGAAAACAGGGAACAGCCTGTTTTCGAAAACCTTCCTGGAATCGACGTCGCCCTGGGACTCAACATGCTGGGAAACAATGTCAAACTCTATCGCAAGCTGCTCGACGGTTTCTTTGAAATTCATTCCCTGAGCGGACTGAATCTATTGGCCGCCATCAACGCCGGAGACCTGCCCCAGGCCATTCGTCTGACCCACACCCTCAAAAGCGTCGCGGGAACTCTGGGAGCCCAGGCATTGCGCGATCATGCCGCAAATCTGGAACTGACGCTCAAGAAAAATGATGCATCCGATTCCGACCGTCTGCAATCCCTTCTCCAACTTCTCGAAGAATTTGAACTGGTCCTGACAGGCATTCGTTCCCTGAAACATGTCGCGAACGTGCCCGGCAAACAAGAGCACGGATCCATGGGCGAAAAAATCATCGGCAAATTACAGACACTTGTTCATCAGGCCGATACCCGCGCCATCCGCCTGTTTCATAAACACCGCGAGCAGTTGGCCACCCTGTTGCCCGAGGAATCCCTCCAGACTCTTGAGGAACAACTGGGACGGTACGAAATGAAAAAAGCCGCGGAAACACTGACGATCGCCCTGATCGGAAAGCCCTGA